Within Acidobacteriota bacterium, the genomic segment ACTACCAACTACAGGATAGCATCACCAATATCGCGCACACTTCGACGTATGATCGCTCGACTTCAGTGGATGTCCACAGAATGGTGATGGAGTCGGCGCGGGATATCGGCATTGCACTCCAGCCCAACCAGGTGTTCGCGGAGAAGGCGAATCCCAATGTGAACATTGACATCGATTATTCTGTTACTGTCGACTTGATTGTGAAACAGTTGGATCTGCACTTCACGCCATCGGCGGGGAATAAGATCATTACCGCTAAGTAGTTGGATATCAGCGGGTATCATTGAGCATCATTGAGCACCAGGCGAAGAACGTCCTGCCATGCGCGTTATTATTCAGGATGGAAAAAGGTGGGAAACGCTGGTCCGTCCATTTGGGCGGGTCATGGTGGCGACGCTGCTGCTCGCCGTGGTGGGCGGCGCGGGCATCTTCACCTTCTACTATGTCCGCTACTCCCGCCTGATCGACGAGCGACTCAGCCGTCCCGTCTTCCCCAACGTCTCACAAATCTATGCAGCGCCGGAGAAGCTTCGCGTGGGCGAGCGCATTACTCGCTATGAAGTGGCGGCACAGCTTCGGTTGGCAGGCTTCAGCGAATCGCAGGACGATACTGCGGATACTACCCAAATTAACTCGAAGCCCAAGGGCCGCTTTCGCCTAACGCGCCGTGGCATTCAAATTCATCCCGGCCCCGACTCGTATTTCTCCGCCGAGCCTGCCGAGCTGGAGTTCTCCGACGGCCGTCTCAGCAGCATCATCAGCGGCAAGGACCAGTTCGCGCGCCACGAATTACTGCTGGAGCCCATTCTCATCACCAACCTGTTCGACTCGAGCCGCGAGAAACGCCGGCTGGTGAAGTATCCGGACCTGCCGCAGAATCTTGTCAACGCCATGCTGTCCATTGAGGACCGGCGCTTCTTCGATCACATCGGCATCGACTTCCTGCGGCTGGCGAAAGCCATCTACGTGGACGTGTCCACGGGCAGCGCGCGGCAAGGCGCCAGCACCATCACGCAGCAACTGGCACGCAGCCTGTTTCTCACCCAGGACAAAACCATTCGCCGCAAGCTGGCCGAGGCGATGGTGGCGTTGCAACTGGAGAATCGCCTGAGCAAGGAAGAAATCTTCGAGCACTACTGCAACACGATCTACCTGGGCTATCGCGGCAGCTTCAGCATACTGGGGATGGGCGAGGCCGCGCAGGCCTATTTCCGCAAAGACGTCGCCGCCCTGACGCTGCCAGAAGCCGCCATGCTGGCTGGAATCATTCAGAGTCCCAACCGCTACTCCCCTTATCGCAATCCCGATCTGGTGCTGAACCGCCGCAAGACGGTGCTGGACGCCATGCTGGATACGGACGCCATCACGCAGCAGCAGCACGATGATGCCGTGGCCGCGCCGCTGGTGGTCAGTCCCAGCCATGAAGTCAGCGGCGAGGCGCCGCATTTCGTGGACATGGTCAAGCGGCGTCTGCTCGAGCGCTTTTCCGAAGAGGAACTGACTTCGCAAAGCTATCGGGTCTACACCACCTTGGACATGCGCTTGCAGACCGCCGCCTCCGAAGCGGTGCGCGCCGGCATGGAGGAGCTCGACAAGCGCCTCGCCGGATTGCGCAGACCGCGTAACGCCCAGGCGGAAGATCCAGCCGCCGCGCCGGTGCGGCCGGAAGTCGCGCTGGTCGCGCTGGATCGGCAGACCGGGGAGATCAAGGCGTTGA encodes:
- a CDS encoding PBP1A family penicillin-binding protein; this encodes MRVIIQDGKRWETLVRPFGRVMVATLLLAVVGGAGIFTFYYVRYSRLIDERLSRPVFPNVSQIYAAPEKLRVGERITRYEVAAQLRLAGFSESQDDTADTTQINSKPKGRFRLTRRGIQIHPGPDSYFSAEPAELEFSDGRLSSIISGKDQFARHELLLEPILITNLFDSSREKRRLVKYPDLPQNLVNAMLSIEDRRFFDHIGIDFLRLAKAIYVDVSTGSARQGASTITQQLARSLFLTQDKTIRRKLAEAMVALQLENRLSKEEIFEHYCNTIYLGYRGSFSILGMGEAAQAYFRKDVAALTLPEAAMLAGIIQSPNRYSPYRNPDLVLNRRKTVLDAMLDTDAITQQQHDDAVAAPLVVSPSHEVSGEAPHFVDMVKRRLLERFSEEELTSQSYRVYTTLDMRLQTAASEAVRAGMEELDKRLAGLRRPRNAQAEDPAAAPVRPEVALVALDRQTGEIKALIGGRNYGISQLNRALASRQPGSIFKPFVYAAALTAYQKGTSTQPWTPMSTVLDEPTTFEFDKKQYQPANYGRVYYGDVTLRTALMKSLNVSTVKLAESIGYDTVVALARRAGINNRIKPTPSIALGAYEITPVEIAGAYTIFANQGIRLDPYFLSVVRNKDGGLLDINYPRKTPVLEPAVAYVMTNMMEDVINHGTGAPVRARGFTAPAAGKTGTTQDGWFAGYTSNLITIVWVGYDDNRELRLTGGAAALPIWTEFMKRAIALPLYSDVREIAPPDAAPEGAVVVSIDPATGELATPACPGTITEFFIKGTEPTKVCHLHYSPEQDRVAAAPPPPSESPSTPAAPVAALPTAPAPIPVAAAPETSVTVPVKPQPAKPAEPPRKKGFWGRIFGG
- a CDS encoding DUF4845 domain-containing protein codes for the protein MPKPNKERGFITVTGVIMIFVLVAVIFAAFRLLPPYINNYQLQDSITNIAHTSTYDRSTSVDVHRMVMESARDIGIALQPNQVFAEKANPNVNIDIDYSVTVDLIVKQLDLHFTPSAGNKIITAK